The nucleotide sequence TGTAACCGCGGACCTGGATGTCGCGCTCCTCCATCACGTTGAGCATGGCGACCTGGATGCGCTCGGCGAGGTCGGGCAGCTCGTTGACCGCCACGATGCCGCGGTGCGCCCGCGGGATCAGGCCGTAGGCGATGGTCTCCGGGTCCCCGAGGCTGCGACCCTCGGCCACCTTGATCGGGTCGATGTCGCCGACGAGGTCGGCGACGCTGGTGTCGGGCGTGGCGAGCTTCTCGGTGTAGCGCTCGCTGCGGTGCTTCCACGCGATCGGCAGGTCGTCGCCCGAGGTGGCGACGCGCCGGATGGACTCCGGGGTGATCGGGCTGTAGGGGTGCTCGCCCAGCTCGGAGCCCTCGATGACGGGAGTCCACTCGTCGAGCAGACCGGTCAGGGCGCGCAGCAGACGCGTCTTGCCTTGCCCGCGCTCGCCGAGCAACACCATGTCGTGGCCGGCGATCAGCGCCCGCTCCAGCTGCGGCAGGACGGTGTCCTCGAAGCCGAAGATCCCCGGCCAGCTGTCGCGACCCTCCGCCAGCGCCGCGAGCAGGTTCTCCCTGATCTCGTCCTTGACGCTGCGTTCGCGGTGACCCGAGGAGCGCAGTTCGCCGACGGTACGGGGGAGATCGTTAGGTGACGTCACCACTCCACGCTACGACTGCTGCCGACATTCGGCACCGGTCCCCGGCCGGATTGCGCCGAGAGCGCATCCGGGCCGCCCCGGGAAGGTGGTCTCCGACGGGCCTGGTCAGTGTGCGAAGTGGCGGGCGCCGGTGAGGTAGAGCGTGACGCCGGCAGCGGCCGCGGCCTCGGTCACCAGATCGTCACGCATAGAGCCGCCGGGGTGGACGACGGCGCGCACGCCGGCATTGGTCAGCGTCTCCAGACCGTCCGGGAACGGGAAGAACGCGTCGGAGGCGGCGACCGCTCCGCGGACGCGGTCCCCGCCGCGCTCGACGGCCAACCGCGCCGCGTCGACGCGATTGACCTGCCCCATGCCGACGCCGACGGTGGCGCCGTCCTTGACCACGACGATGGCGTTCGACTTGACCGCGCGGCAGGCCCGCCACGCGAAGACGAGTTCGGCCAGCGTCTCGGGGTCGGCGGGGTCGCCGGTCGCCAACGTCCAGTTCGCCGGGTCGTCGCCCTCGGCGTCCAGTGCGTCGCGCTGCTGCACCAGCAGGCCGCCGCTGACCGCGCGGAACTCGGTGCCCCCGGGCTGCGGCTCGGCGGCCACCAGCACGCGGATGTTCTTCTTGCGCGTGAGGATCTCCACGGCGCCCTCGTCGTAGGCCGGCGCGATGATCACCTCGGTGAAGATGTCGGCGACGGTCTCGGCCATCTCGACGCTCACCGACGTGTTGGCCGCGATGACCCCGCCGAACGCGCTGAGCGGGTCGCACTCGTGCGCCTTGCGGTGCGCATCGGCGACCGACTCCGCCGACACCGCGATGCCGCACGGGTTGGCGTGCTTGATGATCGCGACGCACGTCTGGTCGTGGTCGAACGCGGCCCGCCACGCCGCGTCGGCGTCGGTGTAGTTGTTGTAGGACATCTCCTTGCCGTGCAGCTGCTCGGCCTGCGCCAGACCGGGCCACCCCGCGTCGTCGAGGTACAGCGCCGCCTGCTGGTGCGGGTTCTCGCCGTACCGCAGCACTGCGCTGCGCCGCCAGGTGCCGGCGTACCACTGCGGCAGCACGCCCGCGCCCTCCTCGGGCGCGAGCGTCTCGGCCATCCAGCCGGCGACCGCGACGTCGTACTCGGCGGTGTGCCGGAAGGCCAACGCCGCCAGGCGCTTCCGCTCGGCGAGCGTGAACCCGCCGGACCGCACCGCGGCCAGCACGCCGTCGTAGCCCAGCGGGTCCACGACCACGGCCACGCTGGGGTGGTTCTTCGCGGCGGCGCGCACCATCGACGGTCCACCGATGTCGATCTGCTCGACGCACTCGTCCACACCGGCGCCCGAGGCCACCGTCTCGCTGAACGGGTAGAGGTTGACGACCACCAATTCGAAGGCCTCGACGCCCAATTCGTCGAGCGCCGTCACGTGCTCGGGCTTGCGGGTGTCGGCCAGCAGCCCCGCGTGCACCCGCGGATGCAGCGTCTTCACCCGACCATCGAGCACCTCGGGGAAGCCCGTGACGTCTTCGACCGGCGTCACCGGAATGCCCTCGGCCGCAATGGTCTTCGCGGTCGACCCGGTCGAGACGATCGCGACGCCCGCGTCGTGCAGGCCGCGCGCCAGGGCGGCGAGCCCGGTCTTGTCGTACACGCTGATCAGCGCGCGCCGCACCGGGCGCCTGCCCGCATCCGCATCCGTCACCGTCGTCGTGCTCCCTGTCATTTACCTGCTCCTCGCGTCCGCGTCATCGTCTCTGCTCCTCGCGTCCGCGTCATAGTCTCTGCTCCTCGCGTCCGCGTCATCCCAGCGACGCCCTTCGCCCCGTCCACGTCACACCTCGCGTCGCCATCGCCGCGAGCACCTCCACCAACAAGCGCCGTTCGACGACCTTGATGCGCTCGTGCAGCGTCCCCTCGTCGTCGTCCTCGTGCACCGGCACCGCCTCCTGCGCCAGGATCGGCCCGGTGTCGACGCCGGCGTCGACCAGGTGCACGCTGCATCCCGTGACGCGCACGCCGTAGGCCAGCGCGTCGGGCACCGCGTGCGCACCGGGGAAGGCCGGGAGCAGCGCGGGATGGGTGTTGACGACGCGGCCGGCGAAGCGCGAGAGGAACTGCGGACCAAGGATCTTCATGAAGCCGGCCGAGACCACCAGATCGGGCTGGTGCTCGGCGGTGGCCGCCGTGATCGCGGTGTCCCACGCGTCGCGGTCGGCGTGGTCGCCGAGGCGCGTGGTGTAGCCGGGCACTCCGGCGTCGGACGCCACCTGCAGCGCGCGGCACGGGCGGTCGGTTCCGACGGCGACGACGCGCGCGGGGTAGTCGCCCACGGCGGCCCGAAGCAGCGATTCCAGCAGCGAGCCCGTCCCCGATGCGAGGACCACGAGTCGCGCGGGCGCACTCGGGGGGACGCGGAGCGGGGGCTGCACGCGAAGCAGCCTAATCGGCCGGTCGCCGGTCCTCTCCGCTGGTGCGCCTGGGCCAGCCCGTATCCCCGTCGTCGTCGACGACGAAGTGGGCCTCGGGGTCCTCGTCCGGGTCGAAGGCCATCGGTTCGCGCGGTGTGAAGGGCGGCGGAGGCGGTGGCGGCTCGAGGTAGTGGCCGACGTCGATCGGCTCGGGGTCGGGCTCCGGCTCTGGATCGGGCTGCGGCTCGGGTTCCGCTGGACGCCGGCGCGGAGGCGAAGCGAACACCGGCTGGGTCGCCGGCTCGTCGTCGAGGTCGGTCGCGAACGGGTCGCCGTCGGACGGGCCTGCGGCGGCCTGCAACGCCGGCGCGTCGAGGCCAGGCGCCGGCGCACGCTTGGGCGCGCGCAACCGGCTGACGCCGCCGGTCATGGCGACCGTCAACCCGCCGATGCCAAGGAACCACAGCAGGATCGCAGGCGCGAACGTCGTCTGGTCGACGCCCACGTCACCGAAGTTGCCGAGCCGGCCGCCACCGGCGTGGGCCAGCAGCGCGAGGACTGCGGCCGCCAGCACCGACGCGACGACGAGCTTCGCGGCGGCCGCGGCGAGCGGCAGAGGTCGCCGTGCGGACTGCTGGCCCACGGCGACCGCCGACGCCGCCGCGACGATGAGCAACGCCACCCAGATCGGCCCCAACGGGGGCGTCGGCAAAGCGGCCAGCACCGGTACGGCGGGAATGTCACCGCCAAGCACCGTGAACGCGCTGAACGTGGCCAGACCGACGTGCGCGCTGGAGCCGACGGCCACCGCGGCCGTGCCGATCAGCACGTTGGGGATGTAGAGCACCGACAGCAGCGTGAGGCTGAACTGCCCGAAGACCGAGTCGGTGATGCCGTACAGGTCGTGCATCGTGCTCCAGTGCACGACCATCGACCCGACCGCGACCACGCCGGACAGCCCGAGCAGCGTCAGCACGCCCGCGGCGGCGGCACGCCCGGCCTCGGGCAGCCAGCCAGGCACCCAGCGCAGCGCCGTCAACCGGCGTTCGGTGCGCAACCACACCCCGATCAGCGCTCCCGCGGCGTGAACGGCGAGGACGCCGCCGAAGGCGCGCAGCGCGCTGGGCGTCTGCAGTTCGGTGAGCACCGACGACGCGTCGTGGATGACCGCCAGCGCCAGCGCCGCGATCAGCAGCGGGCCGCCCAGCGCCGAGGCCACGACCCAGCGGATGACGAACCACGATGCCTGCGGCGCAATGGCCGCGGACGTGGTCCGCGCCGTTCCCCACACCATCGCGAGCATCGGCAGCAGCGGCATGACGCCCAGCTCGCGGCCGCCGATGGACACCGGCACCTGGTGCACGCCGAGCCACATGCTGGCGATGGCCCCGAACGTGCCGGTCATGTCGCTGTTGGCGATGACCAGCTGCAGCAGGACGACGGCCGCGATGACCACCAACGCCACCACCGACGGCCCGAACGCGACCCTCAGCAGGTCGCGGGCCTGGCGGGTGCCGACGGGGCGGTTGGTCACTGGACGGGTCACTCCTCGCGCGGCCGGGTGCACGCGCGATGCGGATGCGCGCCGCTAGAGACTACGACGACGAAGGACCGCCCTGGGACGACGCGCCCTGCTGTGTCTGCGGCTGGCTCGACTGCTGCGTCGGCGGTGCGTGCGTGGCCTGCGGACCCGTGTCGGCCGAGTCGCCCGGGGGCTGCGGCGGGCTGTACGCCGGGAAGCCGGTGGGCGGAGTCGGCGGGCCATTGTGCTGGCCGGGCTGTCCGGGCTGTCCCTGCTGACCGGGCTGGCCCTGCTGCCCGAGCTGGCCCTGCTGCCCGAGCTGGCCGCTCTGCGGCGCGGCGCCGAAGCCGCCGGTGTGCTGCTGGCCGTAGCCGTACTGCGGAGGGTAGCCACCGGGACGCTGCTGCTGGCCGGTGTGCTGCTGCTGGCCGGGAGCGCCGTAGTACTGCGGCGCGCCGTAGCCGCCGTAGGGCTGCTGCTGGTCGTAGCGCTGCTTGGGCTCCGGGGCGGTGATGATGCCGGAGTCCAGCAGCAGGTTGCTGATGGCGGCGGCGGCCTGCAGGAACGCCAGCACCGCGATGGTGATCAGCGCCCATCCGGCCGACGTGCCCGAGGCGGTGCCGACGAGCTGCAGCAGCAGCGCGAGGAAGCCGAACACCGAGAGCACGGCGACGATCGCGTGCCGCGGCTTCTGCCGGGGCAGCGCACCGACGCCGGCGATCAGCGCGCCGAGCAGCAGCGCCACCAGCGCCAGTCCACCGCCGGACGTGAACACGGCACCGCCGGTCAGCTTCTGCGTCGGGAGGTTGAACGCCTCCTGCGGCAGGCCGGGGAACTCCCCGATCGCGCTGGACAGGTTGATGGTGAAGATGGGGCCGAAGCTGACCAGGTACGCCGCGAGGCCGAAGACGGCGACCGCGATGCTCAAGTACAGCGGCAGCTTGCTCGATCCGGTCGCTGCCGGGTCGGCCGGCTTGGCGAATTGCTGCGTAGGCGCCGAGAACTGCGTCGTCGGCGCGGGCGGGTAACCGGGGTTACCGGGCGGGTAGCTCATGACCTCTCCTGTGCTCCTCGATTCGGCTACCCACGCTAGCGCACGACCCTGGCGGCTCCGCCGGCCTCGGTGGGTGGCCCACTCCCCTCGCGCCTCGGTGGGTGACCCACTTCCCTCCGCGCCGACGACCGCCGAGTCACGCCGGGACGAGCACCGGGCGGTCGTTCGAATCCTCCTCGGCTGCCTCGATGTCGCGCACCAGCGGCAGCACGCGCTGCCCGAAGTACTCGATCTCCTCCTGGAAGTGCAGGAAGCCGCCGAGGATCAGGTCGACGCCGCGCTTGCGGTAGGCCGCGATGCGCTCGGCGATCTGCTCGGGCGTGCCGATGAGCTGCGTGCGGAAGCCGTCGTTGTACTGCACCAGGTCCTCGAACGAGGAGTCCGCCCACATGCCCTTCTTGTCGGCGGTCGAGGCCCCGGCCTGCTGGACGGCGCCGCGGAAGCCTTCGACGGCCGGCCGGTTGGCCTTCGCGATGATCTCGCGCAGCGTCTCGCGGGCCTCCTTCTCGGTGTCGCGGGCGATGATGAAGCCGTTGAGCCCGACCTTCACCTCGCGGTCCACGCTGCGGGCGTGGTCGCGCACGTCGACCACCTGCTCGGTGATCCCGTCGAAGTCCTTGCCGTTGGAGAAGTACCAGTCGGCATACAGGCCGCCGTTGCGCCGCGCAGCGGTGGAGTTGCCGCCCTGGAAGATCTCCGGGTTGGGCCGCTCGGGCGAATTGGCGGGCTTGGGCTTCAGGGTGAAGTCGTGGATGCGGTAGAAGTCGCCGCGGAAGTCGACGTCGTCCTCGGTCCAGATCTTGCGGAGCACCTGCAGGAATTCGGCGCTGCGGCGGTAGCGCTCGTCGTGTTCGAGCCACGGCTCGCCGAGGTGGGTGAACTCGTCCTTGAACCAGCCCGAGACGACGTTCACCGCGAAGCGCCCGCCCGAGAGCTGGTCGGCGGTCGCACCGAGCTTGGCCAGCACTCCGGGCTGCCACAGCCCGGGGTGCACCGCGGCGATCACCTTGAGCCGCTCTGTCGCGAGCAGCAGCGCGAGGCTGAAGCTCGTCGACTCGTGCTGGTATTCGGCGCCGTAGCTGGCCTCGTAGCGCACCTGGCTCAGGGCGTACTCGAAGCCGTTGTTCTCGGCGGTCTGCGCGAGTTTGCGGTTGTAGTCGTAGTTCCAGTCGGTGCGCTGCTCGATGTCGCTCGTCACCAGGCCGCCGCTGACGTTGGGCACCCAGTAGGCGAAGGACACGTGGTCGGCGATGCGTTCGGTCGTCATGGTGGCCATCCCAGCAATCGCCACCAGGGCCGTCACGGGAAACGATCTGACGGATCGTAATGACGCGACCGGGTCGCACCCCGGGTGCCGAGGCGTTCAACTTCGCCGCAGCACGCCCGCGCTCACCTGCGCGGCACCTTGCGCTCGATGACTGAAACACGTTCTAATTCAGCGCATGGACTACGGGCTCGTTCTCTTCACCAGCGACCGCGGGATCGCACCGGCGTCGGCCGCCAAGCTCGCCGACGACCACGGCTTCACCACGTTCTACGTGCCCGAGCACACGCACATCCCGATCAAGCGGGAGGCCGCGCACCCGACCACCGGTGACGAGACGCTGCCCGACGACCGCTACATGCGGACGCTGGACCCCTGGGTGTCGCTGGGTGCGGCGTCGGCCGTGACGACCCGCGTGCGGCTGTCCACGGCCGTCGCCCTGCCCGTCGAGCACGACTGCATCACGCTGGCCAAGTCGATCGCCACGCTCGACCACCTCTCCGGCGGTCGGGTGTCCCTCGGCGTCGGCTTCGGCTGGAACACCGACGAGCTGGCCGATCACAACGTGCCGCCGGGCCGGCGCCGCACGATGCTGCGCGAGTACCTCGAGGCGATGCGGGCGCTGTGGACGCAGGAGGAGGCGGAGTACCACGGCGAGTTCGTGAACTTCGGCCCGTCCTGGGCGTGGCCGAAGCCGGTGCAGGCGCACGTGCCCGTCCTCGTCGGCGCCGCCGGCACGGAGAAGAACTTCAAGTGGATCGCGAAGTCCGCCGACGGGTGGATCACCACGCCGCGTGACTTCGACATCGACGCACCCGTGAAGCTGCTGCAGGACACCTGGTCGGACGCCGGGCGCGACGGCGCACCGCAGATCGTCGCGCTCGACTTCAAGCCCGATCCCGACAAGCTCGCCCGCTGGGCGGATCTCGGTGTCACCGAGGTGCTGTTCGGGCTGCCGGACAAGTCCGAGGCCGACGTCGCCGCCTACGTCGAGCGGCTCGCCGGCAAGCTCGCCGCGCTGGTCTGACGCCTTCTCGCCGAGCCTGCTGCGAGATCGCGTTTCGGCGGCGCGGCGCGATCTGGCAGCAGTCTCGGCACCGGGGGCGGGCGCCCCGCTAGGCGAGCGTCGCGCGGTTGATGCCGTCCTCGTGCGACGTGACGGCGATGGCCGCGCCGAGCGGGTCGCCGTCGGTCAGCAACGACACCAGCGCGGCGTCGGTGCCCAGCGCCATGAAGCGGGTGCCGTCGGCGTCGAGCCGGCCGATGATGACCCCCGTGGTCTCTGGCCAGTCGTAGCGCACTGAATACGTCTCGATCGTTCCCGTGCCCACGGCGTGCCGGGTGACGCCGACGGTGGGCAGCGCGGCGATGTCGGCCTGCAGCTCCCTGCTGCGGTCGGCGGTCCAGCCGGTGGGCGTGGTCGAGTACACGCCGACGGAGTACTTGCTCATGACGCCGCCGTTGGCGCCGACGAGGCCGTAGGCGCCGGGGGCGTCGCGCATCGCGGCGACGGTCTCGGCGATGCCGTGCAGCGAGTAGCTGTTCCCCGGGCCGCCGAAGTAGGGCAGGCCGCCGGTCAGGGTGAGGCCACGCGGATCGTCGGGGGCGAGACCGAACTCGTCGCACACCGCGAACACCGGGAACGGAAAGCAGCTGTACAGGTCGAAGGTCGCGACGTCGTCGATGCCGATGCCGGCTACGCGCAGCGCCTCGGCCACCGCCTGGCGCGCCGAGACACTGATGCTCAGATCGACGCGGTCGAGCAGGTCCTGCTCGGTCTGATCGGCGTGCCCGTGGAGGAACACCCACTTCTCCTCGGGCACCCCGAGCCGACGGGCGGCCGCGACCGATGCGACGAGCACCGCGGCGCCCTGGTTGACGGTGTCGCGCGCCACCAGCAGCCGCGGGTACGGGTCGCAGATCATGCGGTTGTCGTCGGTGACCGTGACGATCTCCTCGACCGAACGCTCCACCGGCGACGACGAATACGGGTTCTTCGCCGCGACCTTGGAGAACGGCGCGAACAGCTCCGCCATCCGGCGGCGGTACTCCGCGACGCCGAGGCCGAGACGCGCACGACGGGCGTTGTCCAGCAGCCCGTACTGCACCGGCGCGCCGGTCAGCCCGTGCGACGCGGTGTAGTCGCTCATGTACTGCTCGAAGCCGTAGCCGCGGTCCTCGAGCTGGCCGCCGACCGTCTCGCCGTGATCGGGCTTGTCACTCGCCTGGGCACGGCTGAAGGTCTTGAGCGTCGAGCCGTTCTCCGAGCCGAGGATCAGCGCGACGTCGACGTCGCCGCGGGCGATCTCGCCGGCGAACTCCGTCGTCACCTTCTGCGAGCCGTTCCCGCCGATGGGTTCCAGCACCGCCCGCGCCGGGTCGGCGCCGATGCGTCCCGCGACCGACCGCACGTAGTTGTCCGAGGCGCCGAGTGGCGGATCGGTGAAGGGCGTGCAGATCTCGAACTGGCGCAGACCGACCATGACCTCGACGGCTGCGGCGACGTCGGCGGCCGGTGCGCCGGTGTCGGACAGCGCGGCGCGCGCGGCCTCGGTCGCGAGGTCCACCGCGGACATCCCCCGGTAACCGGGGTCGTCGAGCCGCTCGGTGAACTGACCGACGCCGATGATGACGGGGGTGTGCGGGTCGACCTGCATGACGAGCCTCCTGACGTTGCTTCGTCAGGCTAATGGAACGTGTTCTCGTTTTCCCACCGGCATCCGATGTACGCCTGATCTGACGTACAACATCACTGGTGTACGTCAGACCGGTTGAGTATCTTGTGCTCATGTGGCCGCCCCGTCCGATGTCGCTGGTGGTGGGCGGCATCGTCCCGCCGGAGGACGTCGTGGGCCGGGTTCGCGAGGCCGAGGAGGTGCTCGCCTCGCTGACGGCCTCGGGCGCGGTGCTCGTCGGTGACCGCAGGCACGGCAAGACATCGCTGTCCCGGCTGGTACAGCGGATGGCCGCCGACCGCGGCGCCGTGGTCGTGGCCGTCAGCGCCGAACGCGCCACCTACGCCGACTTCGTCGCGGCGCTCACCACCGAGCTGGCCCGGCTCGATCCGTCGTGGGCCCAGGAGCTGGCCCGCATCCGGGTGTCGATCACCGCGGGCCCGGTGCGGCTCGAGCGCGACGTCCGCGCCGCCGCCGCGTTCGACGACCTCGTCGACCGGGCCGTTCGCCGCGCCAAGGACCGGCTGCTCGTCCTGTTCATCGACGAGGTCAGCGTGCTGGCCCGCAACCTCGAGCGCACGGACGCCGGCAGCGGCGACGCGTTCCTGCACGTGCTGCGCCGGTTGTGGCAGGAGAACCCGGGCCGGATCGCGACGGTGCTGTCCGGCTCGATCGGCTTCCACCACGTCTCCGGGGACGCGCCGAGCACCGTCAACGACATCGCGAAGATCGCCGTCGGGCCAATCCGCGCCGACCACGCGACCTATCTCGCCGAGTGCCTCCTGCTGGGCAGCGGCACCGCGACCACCGACCGGCCGGCGGTCGCCGCCGCGATCGCCGCGGCCGCCGAGAACGTTCCCTACTACATCCAGCACCTCGTCGCGTCGGCACGGAACTCCTGGCACGCCACGGGTGTGCCGCCGACGCCGGACATCGTCGACCGCCTCGTCGACGAGGCGGTCGACAGCCCCTACGACCCGTGGGACCTGCGGCACTACCGCGACCGGCTGCCGCACTACTACGGCGACGACGCGCCGGCCATCGCCAAGCTGCTCGACGTCTACGCCCACGCCGAGGGGCCGTTGGAGGTGGACGTCGCGCTGCAGCGGCTGCGCAGCGAGGGCAGTTCCATCACCGACCGCGACGCACTGGTCTCGGCTCTCGAGCGCCTCGAGCTGGACCACTACCTCGTCCGCACCGGCACCGCCGACCGGTTCGCCTCGGCGCTGGTGCGGCGGGCGTGGACGGCGATGCGGCGATGAGCGCTTGCGCGAAGAGCAGAGGGCACGTGAGCGCTTGCGCGAAGAGCAGAGGGCAGCGATGAGCGCCGTTCCCGCCTTCACTCCGAACGCCGCGGATCCCGCGGCGCTGGAGGACGCGACGGTCGGGCGGGCGCAGCTCCTCGACACACTGGTGGCGCGGATCCGGTCGGCGGCCCGCGACGGGTCGCGCCCGCACACGCTGCTGCTCGCGCCGCAGGGCAGCGGCAAGACCCACGCCCTGCACGTCGCGGTGCATCGGGCCCTCGCCGACCCCGACACCGCGGGCCGGGTGGTGCCGGCGCTCCTGCCCGAGGGCGTGCTGCCGGTGGGGTCCTACCTCGACCTGCTGACCGAGATCGCGCGGTGCGTCGGGCCGGACGTGCACGACACCGCGCGGGCGTTGCGCCGCGCACGCGACCCGATCGGCATCGAGGCCGCCGTCGGCGCCGCGGCAGCCGGGCGGATGCTGCTGCTGGCGGTCGAGAATCTCGACCGCGTCTTCGACCGCCTCGGCGAGACCGGACAGGGCAGCCTGCGCGCCTGGGTGGAGACGTCGACCGACGTGCTCGTCGTCGGTACGGCGCCCACGCTGTTCCCGGGCGTCTCGTCGCGGACCATGCCCTGGTACGGGTCGTTCATCGTCGACGCGCTGCCGCCGCTGGCTCTGGACGACTGCCTGACGTTGTTCGGCGCGGCGTGTGTGCGGCGCGGACGGCCCGACCTGACGTCGTTCGCCGCGTCCGTTCGCGGTCGCGGGCGGCTCGCGGTCGTGCACCGACTGATCGGCGGGGCGCCTCGGTCGTGGCTGACGCTGGCCGATGCCGCCGACCTCGACGCGCTGGACGCCGTCACGCCGGCGGTGGAAGTGGTGCTGGATCGGGTGGCGCCGCAGTATCAGCACCGCCTGTGGGAGCTGGCCGCCGGCGAACAGCGGCTGGTGGTCGAACTGGCCCGCAGCGCCGGTGCCCGTACGGTCGGCGACCTGGCCGATGCCGTGGGCGTGTCCAATCAGTCCGCGGCCACCGCACTCGGCCGGCTGGCCGACGCACACTGGGTGACGTCGTCGAAGGCGCCGGACGGCGACCGCCGCACCACCTGGTACGACCTCGCCGATCCACTGCTGCGGCTCGTCGTCCACTTTCGCGACGGCGACCGCGACGCCCTGCACCGCGCCGTCGCCGCGGCGTCGGAGTGAACCCGCATCGGCTGGAACGCCGAACCGGGGTCGGACCGCCGTCGGTCCGACCCCGGTTCTGCGGAGGTGCTACAGGCTCTCGAGGATCTCGCGGGCCAGCTTCGCCGTCTCCGACGGGGTCTTGCCGACCTTGACGCCGGCGGCCTCGAGGGCTTCCTTCTTGCCCTGCGCGGTACCTGCACCGGAGGTCACGATGGCGCCGGCGTGGCCCATGGTCTTGCCCTCCGGCGCGGTGAAGCCCGCGACGTAGCCGACGACGGGCTTGGACACGTTGGCCTTGATGTAGTCGCCGGCGCGCTCCTCGGCGTCGCCGCCGATCTCGCCGATCATGACGATGATCTTGGTGTCGGGGTCGTTCTCGAACGCCTCGATCGCGTCGATGTGCGTGGTGCCGATGACGGGGTCGCCGCCGATGCCGATGGCGGTCGAGAAGCCGAGGTCGCGCAGCTCGTACATCATCTGGTAGGTCAGCGTGCCGGACTTCGAGACCAGGCCGATCGGACCCTTGCCGGTGATGTTGTTCGGCGTGATGCCGACCAGCGACTCACCGGGGGTGATGATGCCGGGGCAGTTGGGGCCGATGATCCGGGTCTTCTTGCCCTTGTCCTCGTTGTACGCCCACGCGTAGGCGCTGTCCTGCACCGGGATTCCCTCGGTGATGACCACCAGCAGCGGGATCTCGGCGTCGATGGCCTCGATGATGGCGTCCTTCGAGAAGG is from Mycolicibacterium grossiae and encodes:
- the purH gene encoding bifunctional phosphoribosylaminoimidazolecarboxamide formyltransferase/IMP cyclohydrolase translates to MTGSTTTVTDADAGRRPVRRALISVYDKTGLAALARGLHDAGVAIVSTGSTAKTIAAEGIPVTPVEDVTGFPEVLDGRVKTLHPRVHAGLLADTRKPEHVTALDELGVEAFELVVVNLYPFSETVASGAGVDECVEQIDIGGPSMVRAAAKNHPSVAVVVDPLGYDGVLAAVRSGGFTLAERKRLAALAFRHTAEYDVAVAGWMAETLAPEEGAGVLPQWYAGTWRRSAVLRYGENPHQQAALYLDDAGWPGLAQAEQLHGKEMSYNNYTDADAAWRAAFDHDQTCVAIIKHANPCGIAVSAESVADAHRKAHECDPLSAFGGVIAANTSVSVEMAETVADIFTEVIIAPAYDEGAVEILTRKKNIRVLVAAEPQPGGTEFRAVSGGLLVQQRDALDAEGDDPANWTLATGDPADPETLAELVFAWRACRAVKSNAIVVVKDGATVGVGMGQVNRVDAARLAVERGGDRVRGAVAASDAFFPFPDGLETLTNAGVRAVVHPGGSMRDDLVTEAAAAAGVTLYLTGARHFAH
- the purN gene encoding phosphoribosylglycinamide formyltransferase; amino-acid sequence: MQPPLRVPPSAPARLVVLASGTGSLLESLLRAAVGDYPARVVAVGTDRPCRALQVASDAGVPGYTTRLGDHADRDAWDTAITAATAEHQPDLVVSAGFMKILGPQFLSRFAGRVVNTHPALLPAFPGAHAVPDALAYGVRVTGCSVHLVDAGVDTGPILAQEAVPVHEDDDEGTLHERIKVVERRLLVEVLAAMATRGVTWTGRRASLG
- a CDS encoding cell division protein PerM — encoded protein: MTNRPVGTRQARDLLRVAFGPSVVALVVIAAVVLLQLVIANSDMTGTFGAIASMWLGVHQVPVSIGGRELGVMPLLPMLAMVWGTARTTSAAIAPQASWFVIRWVVASALGGPLLIAALALAVIHDASSVLTELQTPSALRAFGGVLAVHAAGALIGVWLRTERRLTALRWVPGWLPEAGRAAAAGVLTLLGLSGVVAVGSMVVHWSTMHDLYGITDSVFGQFSLTLLSVLYIPNVLIGTAAVAVGSSAHVGLATFSAFTVLGGDIPAVPVLAALPTPPLGPIWVALLIVAAASAVAVGQQSARRPLPLAAAAAKLVVASVLAAAVLALLAHAGGGRLGNFGDVGVDQTTFAPAILLWFLGIGGLTVAMTGGVSRLRAPKRAPAPGLDAPALQAAAGPSDGDPFATDLDDEPATQPVFASPPRRRPAEPEPQPDPEPEPDPEPIDVGHYLEPPPPPPPFTPREPMAFDPDEDPEAHFVVDDDGDTGWPRRTSGEDRRPAD
- a CDS encoding DUF5336 domain-containing protein, with translation MSYPPGNPGYPPAPTTQFSAPTQQFAKPADPAATGSSKLPLYLSIAVAVFGLAAYLVSFGPIFTINLSSAIGEFPGLPQEAFNLPTQKLTGGAVFTSGGGLALVALLLGALIAGVGALPRQKPRHAIVAVLSVFGFLALLLQLVGTASGTSAGWALITIAVLAFLQAAAAISNLLLDSGIITAPEPKQRYDQQQPYGGYGAPQYYGAPGQQQHTGQQQRPGGYPPQYGYGQQHTGGFGAAPQSGQLGQQGQLGQQGQPGQQGQPGQPGQHNGPPTPPTGFPAYSPPQPPGDSADTGPQATHAPPTQQSSQPQTQQGASSQGGPSSS
- the sfnG gene encoding dimethylsulfone monooxygenase SfnG — its product is MTTERIADHVSFAYWVPNVSGGLVTSDIEQRTDWNYDYNRKLAQTAENNGFEYALSQVRYEASYGAEYQHESTSFSLALLLATERLKVIAAVHPGLWQPGVLAKLGATADQLSGGRFAVNVVSGWFKDEFTHLGEPWLEHDERYRRSAEFLQVLRKIWTEDDVDFRGDFYRIHDFTLKPKPANSPERPNPEIFQGGNSTAARRNGGLYADWYFSNGKDFDGITEQVVDVRDHARSVDREVKVGLNGFIIARDTEKEARETLREIIAKANRPAVEGFRGAVQQAGASTADKKGMWADSSFEDLVQYNDGFRTQLIGTPEQIAERIAAYRKRGVDLILGGFLHFQEEIEYFGQRVLPLVRDIEAAEEDSNDRPVLVPA
- a CDS encoding LLM class F420-dependent oxidoreductase, which encodes MDYGLVLFTSDRGIAPASAAKLADDHGFTTFYVPEHTHIPIKREAAHPTTGDETLPDDRYMRTLDPWVSLGAASAVTTRVRLSTAVALPVEHDCITLAKSIATLDHLSGGRVSLGVGFGWNTDELADHNVPPGRRRTMLREYLEAMRALWTQEEAEYHGEFVNFGPSWAWPKPVQAHVPVLVGAAGTEKNFKWIAKSADGWITTPRDFDIDAPVKLLQDTWSDAGRDGAPQIVALDFKPDPDKLARWADLGVTEVLFGLPDKSEADVAAYVERLAGKLAALV
- a CDS encoding acetyl-CoA acetyltransferase translates to MQVDPHTPVIIGVGQFTERLDDPGYRGMSAVDLATEAARAALSDTGAPAADVAAAVEVMVGLRQFEICTPFTDPPLGASDNYVRSVAGRIGADPARAVLEPIGGNGSQKVTTEFAGEIARGDVDVALILGSENGSTLKTFSRAQASDKPDHGETVGGQLEDRGYGFEQYMSDYTASHGLTGAPVQYGLLDNARRARLGLGVAEYRRRMAELFAPFSKVAAKNPYSSSPVERSVEEIVTVTDDNRMICDPYPRLLVARDTVNQGAAVLVASVAAARRLGVPEEKWVFLHGHADQTEQDLLDRVDLSISVSARQAVAEALRVAGIGIDDVATFDLYSCFPFPVFAVCDEFGLAPDDPRGLTLTGGLPYFGGPGNSYSLHGIAETVAAMRDAPGAYGLVGANGGVMSKYSVGVYSTTPTGWTADRSRELQADIAALPTVGVTRHAVGTGTIETYSVRYDWPETTGVIIGRLDADGTRFMALGTDAALVSLLTDGDPLGAAIAVTSHEDGINRATLA